A section of the Flavobacterium sp. CG_23.5 genome encodes:
- a CDS encoding DoxX family protein, with the protein MNLPWHLYVMAFIYILAGMNHFRNPRLYLKIIPPYFPNPKLLNTISGLAEIFLGIALCIPVLSSYAAWGVIALLIAIFPTHLYMYFDEKARMGLPKWVLLLRMPLQLGLIYWAYIYT; encoded by the coding sequence ATGAATTTACCTTGGCATCTCTATGTAATGGCTTTTATTTACATATTGGCTGGAATGAACCACTTTAGAAATCCGCGTTTATATCTAAAAATCATTCCTCCGTACTTCCCAAACCCAAAATTATTAAATACCATAAGCGGTCTCGCCGAAATATTTTTAGGAATCGCATTGTGTATCCCTGTTCTTTCTAGTTACGCTGCATGGGGAGTAATCGCTTTGTTGATTGCTATTTTCCCAACGCATCTGTATATGTATTTTGATGAAAAAGCACGTATGGGCTTGCCTAAATGGGTTTTGTTATTACGCATGCCATTGCAATTAGGGTTAATTTATTGGGCCTATATTTATACCTAA
- a CDS encoding peptidase M61, producing the protein MKKIIFAFAFASVLWSCKTAGTSVSSSTKKDVLVSINLNDIKDDKVMVTVDAPSITTDEITYQIPKTVPGTYSEDNYGRYIDDLKAYDTKGNLLTVKKTDVNSWSIANAKTLDKITYLVNDSFDTETGKKFGDDEIFSPAGSNIDAGKNIMLNTHCFVGYFTNYMSSPYKVTISHPATLWGATSMTDQDASNTSDTFVMSRYAELVENPIMYAKPDYTTFNVDGMDIQIAVYSPTGKYTAESITPEMKTMMTAQKHFLGKINSTKKYSVLLYLSTMKENDAKGFGALEHPTATTVVLPEIMPKDELVKSMKDVVSHEFFHIVTPLSIHSKEIQYFDYNAPKMSQHLWMYEGVTEYFANLFQINQGLINEDEFYTRMAEKIERASTLNDTMSFTTMSANVLTKPYKDQYLNVYEKGALIGMCLDIIIREKSNGERGILDLMQKLSNEYGPTKPFNDDELFAKITALTYPEVGTFLTTYVSGTTPIPYATYLAKVGVTNSTEKIAGNVFLKGQSPYITVNQQTKEIFIIPNIELNDFYKSLGLKGGDILMAINEKPYTLDNIYEMISASQTWKENDAISVKIKRDGKQQVINGKIKLPYEEKAGLKATDASKSKLKEAWFKG; encoded by the coding sequence ATGAAAAAAATAATTTTTGCATTTGCATTCGCTTCTGTACTTTGGAGCTGTAAAACAGCAGGTACTTCCGTTTCCTCTTCGACAAAAAAAGACGTTTTAGTAAGCATTAATCTGAATGACATTAAGGATGACAAGGTGATGGTTACCGTGGATGCTCCGTCAATTACAACTGATGAAATTACGTATCAAATTCCTAAAACAGTTCCAGGAACTTATTCAGAGGACAACTACGGCAGATATATTGATGATTTAAAAGCGTATGACACCAAAGGAAATCTTTTGACCGTAAAGAAAACAGATGTTAATTCTTGGTCAATTGCCAATGCAAAAACCTTGGATAAAATTACTTATTTGGTAAACGACTCCTTTGACACCGAAACTGGGAAAAAATTTGGTGATGATGAAATTTTTTCACCTGCAGGGTCTAATATTGATGCCGGTAAAAACATAATGCTTAACACCCATTGTTTTGTGGGTTATTTTACTAATTACATGTCATCACCTTATAAAGTGACCATTTCTCATCCGGCAACACTTTGGGGTGCAACGTCCATGACAGATCAAGATGCAAGCAATACAAGTGACACATTTGTAATGTCTCGTTACGCTGAATTAGTTGAAAACCCAATCATGTATGCTAAACCGGACTACACTACTTTTAATGTAGATGGAATGGACATACAAATTGCTGTTTATTCCCCTACAGGAAAATACACTGCTGAAAGCATTACTCCAGAAATGAAAACGATGATGACTGCACAAAAACATTTTTTAGGAAAAATAAATTCCACTAAAAAATACAGTGTTTTGTTATATTTATCAACGATGAAGGAAAATGACGCCAAAGGATTTGGAGCTTTGGAACATCCTACGGCAACAACGGTAGTACTACCTGAAATTATGCCAAAAGATGAATTAGTAAAATCGATGAAAGATGTGGTTTCACATGAATTTTTTCACATCGTGACCCCTTTATCAATCCATTCTAAAGAGATTCAATATTTTGATTACAACGCGCCTAAAATGTCACAACATTTATGGATGTATGAAGGAGTAACAGAATATTTTGCTAATCTTTTCCAAATAAACCAAGGGTTAATCAACGAAGATGAGTTTTACACTCGCATGGCTGAAAAAATTGAAAGAGCTAGCACACTGAACGACACCATGTCATTTACCACTATGAGTGCTAATGTATTAACAAAACCATACAAAGACCAATACTTGAACGTATACGAAAAAGGAGCGCTTATCGGGATGTGTTTGGACATCATAATTCGAGAAAAAAGCAATGGCGAAAGAGGGATTCTTGATTTAATGCAAAAATTATCAAACGAATATGGCCCTACCAAACCATTTAACGACGATGAACTTTTTGCAAAGATCACAGCATTAACTTATCCTGAAGTAGGTACTTTTTTAACTACTTATGTTTCTGGAACAACTCCAATTCCTTATGCAACGTATCTTGCAAAAGTTGGAGTAACAAACTCTACTGAAAAAATAGCCGGTAATGTTTTCTTGAAAGGACAATCTCCATACATAACCGTAAATCAACAAACGAAAGAAATTTTTATCATTCCTAATATAGAACTAAACGACTTTTATAAAAGTCTGGGTCTTAAAGGAGGCGATATTTTAATGGCAATTAATGAAAAACCATACACGTTGGACAATATTTATGAAATGATTTCCGCAAGTCAAACTTGGAAAGAAAATGATGCCATTTCAGTAAAAATAAAACGTGATGGTAAGCAACAGGTAATCAACGGAAAAATAAAACTTCCTTATGAAGAAAAAGCGGGTCTTAAAGCAACTGATGCGAGCAAAAGCAAATTAAAAGAAGCTTGGTTTAAAGGCTAA
- the idi gene encoding isopentenyl-diphosphate Delta-isomerase encodes MKEENVILVNINDEQIGLMPKLEAHEKAILHRAFSVFILNSKNEIMLQQRAHQKYHSPLLWTNTCCSHQREGESNIEAGTRRLYEEMGYKTKLKELFHFIYKAPFDNGLTEHELDHVMIGYYNDSPVINAEEVEDWKWMKIEDVKTDMEIHPEIYTVWFKIIFDEFYHFLEDHKM; translated from the coding sequence ATGAAAGAAGAAAACGTAATATTAGTTAACATAAACGATGAGCAAATTGGATTAATGCCAAAACTTGAAGCGCATGAAAAAGCTATTCTACATCGGGCTTTTTCGGTTTTTATTTTAAACAGTAAAAACGAAATCATGTTGCAACAAAGAGCACATCAAAAATACCATTCTCCATTATTATGGACCAATACCTGTTGTAGTCATCAGCGGGAAGGGGAATCTAATATTGAGGCTGGGACGCGAAGATTGTATGAAGAAATGGGTTATAAAACGAAACTTAAAGAACTTTTTCATTTTATATACAAGGCGCCATTTGATAACGGTTTGACGGAACACGAACTCGACCATGTTATGATAGGATATTATAACGATAGTCCGGTAATTAACGCTGAAGAAGTTGAAGACTGGAAATGGATGAAAATCGAAGATGTAAAAACAGACATGGAAATTCATCCTGAAATATATACTGTGTGGTTCAAAATAATTTTTGATGAGTTTTATCATTTCTTGGAAGACCATAAAATGTAA
- a CDS encoding sterol desaturase family protein — protein MNDIVSYFSTIPSSHRSLILVSGITIFWLIENAFPLFNFGYKKWHHASINIFLTLTTIIINFFLAFILLKSADWTIANHFGILQWLPQMPLWLYTLIGLLLLDLIGAYLVHLVEHKAKFLWRFHLIHHTDTWVDTTSANRHHPGESIIRFTFTTLGVFIVGSPMWLVFLYQTLSVVATQFNHANISIPKKLDTFLSYFIVSPDMHKVHHHHVLPYTDSNYGNIFSVWDRLFGTFMTLPKEEIIYGIDTHPMPKEHNNLKNLLKIPFQKQHKTEKSKKQ, from the coding sequence ATGAATGATATTGTTTCTTATTTTTCCACAATACCTTCTTCCCATAGAAGTTTAATTTTGGTTAGCGGTATCACCATTTTTTGGCTGATAGAAAATGCTTTTCCACTTTTTAATTTTGGTTACAAAAAATGGCATCATGCGAGTATCAATATTTTTTTGACGCTAACAACTATCATCATAAATTTCTTTTTGGCTTTTATTTTATTAAAATCCGCTGATTGGACCATCGCAAATCATTTTGGAATTTTACAATGGCTGCCTCAAATGCCTTTATGGCTTTATACCTTAATCGGATTGCTCCTATTGGATTTAATTGGTGCTTATTTGGTGCATTTAGTCGAACACAAAGCTAAATTCTTATGGCGTTTTCACCTAATTCATCATACGGACACATGGGTGGATACTACATCGGCCAACAGACATCATCCAGGAGAGAGTATTATTCGTTTTACGTTTACAACTTTGGGCGTTTTTATTGTAGGAAGCCCAATGTGGCTGGTTTTCCTCTATCAAACCTTATCAGTCGTGGCAACACAATTTAACCATGCTAACATTTCTATTCCTAAAAAATTAGATACCTTCTTGAGTTATTTTATCGTTTCTCCTGATATGCATAAAGTTCACCACCATCATGTTTTACCCTATACGGATAGCAATTACGGAAATATCTTTTCGGTTTGGGACCGTCTTTTTGGTACTTTTATGACGCTTCCAAAAGAAGAAATAATCTATGGAATAGATACTCATCCAATGCCTAAAGAACATAATAATTTAAAAAACTTATTGAAAATACCGTTTCAAAAACAACACAAAACAGAAAAGAGTAAAAAACAATAA
- a CDS encoding peroxiredoxin, whose amino-acid sequence MELKVGDKIPNFKAKDTNGNDFDSQNLVGQKPIVIYFYPKDNTPICTAEACSFRDQYEDFKDLGAEVIGISNDSIDSHQKFAKQYQLPFILLSDPDKKISKLFGVSSGLFGILHRRVTFVIDKNGVVQMIFDSMLAQKHISKALETIKRLVL is encoded by the coding sequence ATGGAATTAAAAGTAGGTGATAAAATCCCCAATTTTAAAGCAAAAGATACTAACGGAAATGATTTTGACAGCCAAAATTTAGTTGGACAAAAACCAATAGTTATTTATTTTTACCCCAAAGATAATACTCCCATTTGTACTGCTGAAGCCTGCAGTTTTAGAGATCAATATGAAGATTTTAAAGATCTAGGTGCGGAAGTAATAGGTATTAGCAATGATAGTATAGATTCGCATCAAAAATTTGCAAAGCAATATCAACTCCCTTTTATCCTTTTGTCAGACCCTGATAAAAAGATTAGTAAACTTTTTGGAGTTTCATCGGGATTGTTTGGGATACTCCACAGAAGAGTGACATTTGTGATCGATAAAAATGGAGTTGTTCAAATGATTTTTGATAGCATGCTGGCGCAAAAGCACATTTCTAAAGCGCTGGAAACTATTAAAAGATTAGTATTATAA
- a CDS encoding alpha-ketoglutarate-dependent dioxygenase AlkB family protein, whose product MKSLFDNSPDPIDLNLPYAEVVYYPTFFDKKEADAIYAELVSTIPWQQDEITVYGKKHLQPRLTALYGNEGKSYSYSNIKMQPHPWNLLLQKIKSQVETVSNAKFTAVLLNYYRDGKDSNVWHADNEKELGINPVIASVSFGGERTFQLKHNSDKDQKKSIVLEHGSLLIMKGTTQHFWKHQIPKTAKPVEPRINLTFRVIK is encoded by the coding sequence TTGAAATCCTTATTTGACAATAGTCCCGATCCAATCGATCTTAATCTGCCATATGCAGAGGTCGTTTATTATCCCACTTTTTTTGACAAAAAAGAGGCTGATGCGATTTATGCTGAATTAGTAAGCACCATTCCTTGGCAACAAGACGAAATTACTGTGTATGGCAAGAAGCATTTACAGCCCAGACTAACTGCTTTATACGGAAATGAGGGGAAATCCTATTCGTACTCGAATATAAAAATGCAGCCGCACCCTTGGAATTTGCTTTTGCAAAAGATAAAATCACAAGTTGAAACTGTTTCCAATGCAAAATTCACTGCCGTTTTACTCAATTACTATCGCGACGGAAAAGACAGCAACGTCTGGCACGCCGATAATGAAAAGGAATTGGGAATAAATCCCGTGATTGCCTCGGTCAGCTTTGGTGGCGAACGTACTTTTCAATTGAAACACAATTCCGACAAAGACCAGAAAAAAAGTATCGTTCTAGAACACGGAAGTTTATTGATTATGAAAGGGACGACACAGCATTTTTGGAAACATCAAATTCCCAAAACCGCTAAACCTGTAGAACCGAGAATAAATTTGACATTTCGTGTAATCAAATAA
- a CDS encoding DUF2805 domain-containing protein: MKKSNRKELNWEQTEKLVTMALEEKNPFEIIKKEFGLAEKEILEIMKKKMPAEKFEMWKKKATANKPKPKPVKIDDFDEDLDGKYYIKNKLD; encoded by the coding sequence ATGAAAAAGAGTAACCGCAAAGAATTGAACTGGGAACAAACAGAAAAACTTGTTACAATGGCTCTAGAAGAAAAAAATCCTTTTGAAATTATCAAAAAAGAATTTGGTTTGGCTGAAAAAGAGATTTTGGAGATCATGAAAAAGAAGATGCCTGCAGAAAAATTTGAAATGTGGAAAAAGAAAGCTACTGCAAATAAACCAAAACCAAAACCCGTTAAAATAGATGATTTTGACGAAGATTTGGATGGGAAATATTATATAAAAAACAAACTTGACTAA
- a CDS encoding EamA family transporter, protein MTKNNVLKGVFLVGLGATSYGMLATFVKMAYGEGFTTPEVTTAQFVYGLLGLLLINLFQKAKKRNEVVKASKKNIGQLMLAGTSLGMTSIFYYLAIKYIPVSIAIILLMQTVWMGVLFEMILEKKIPSTQKIISVLIVLIGTALATNLIENKVTLDWRGIVLGLLAATSFTTTMFTANRVATHVSPAQRSLYMLLGGAIIIFGFAIATQTTPFNFGIFMKWGIVLALFGTVIPPLLFNAGFPLTGIGLGSIVSALELPVSVMMAYFLLNEKVNAIQWFGIVLIILAIVIMNVNFKKQN, encoded by the coding sequence ATGACAAAGAATAATGTATTAAAAGGAGTTTTCTTAGTAGGACTGGGCGCCACGAGTTATGGAATGCTGGCTACTTTTGTAAAGATGGCTTATGGCGAAGGTTTTACCACTCCAGAAGTAACAACGGCTCAATTTGTATATGGATTACTTGGCTTGCTACTTATAAATCTGTTTCAAAAAGCAAAAAAACGAAATGAAGTCGTTAAAGCTTCTAAGAAAAATATAGGTCAATTAATGTTAGCCGGAACTTCATTAGGAATGACCAGCATATTTTATTATTTGGCTATTAAGTACATTCCTGTTTCGATTGCCATCATTTTGTTGATGCAAACGGTTTGGATGGGTGTTTTATTCGAAATGATTTTAGAAAAAAAAATACCTTCCACTCAAAAAATCATATCGGTACTAATCGTTTTGATTGGGACCGCACTTGCTACAAACCTCATTGAAAACAAAGTGACGTTAGACTGGCGCGGAATCGTTTTAGGGCTTCTGGCCGCAACATCATTCACAACAACAATGTTTACTGCTAATCGGGTGGCAACTCATGTTTCACCGGCGCAACGCAGTTTATATATGTTATTGGGTGGCGCAATAATTATATTTGGTTTTGCGATTGCAACACAAACTACTCCTTTTAATTTTGGAATTTTCATGAAATGGGGAATTGTTTTGGCTCTTTTTGGGACTGTAATTCCACCTTTATTGTTTAATGCCGGTTTTCCTTTAACTGGAATTGGACTGGGAAGTATTGTCTCCGCATTGGAACTTCCAGTTTCGGTAATGATGGCTTATTTTCTTCTGAATGAAAAAGTAAATGCAATTCAATGGTTTGGAATAGTTTTGATCATTTTGGCAATTGTCATTATGAATGTCAACTTTAAAAAACAAAACTGA
- a CDS encoding DUF4369 domain-containing protein produces the protein MKKSIIAFVTLVLLSSCSKNESKTNLHITGNIKGLKKGTLYIQRVVDTTLVAIDTINIDGSSAFESNIDLKSPEMLYLFLDRGVSNSLDNNLFFFAEPGNINIETSLDAYLSGAKVTGSKNNELYEDYKKINSRFKDESLTLVEQKFNAIKSNNAKTIDSISAKQDSNIKRRYLFATNFALNNRNYEVAPYIALSDIYDINVKYLDTIQKSMSPKVAQSLYGKKLTKYVAEIKNQK, from the coding sequence ATGAAAAAATCTATTATCGCATTTGTTACGCTTGTACTATTATCATCTTGTAGCAAAAATGAATCAAAAACTAACTTGCATATTACCGGAAATATAAAAGGATTAAAAAAAGGAACGCTCTACATTCAAAGAGTTGTTGATACTACTCTTGTTGCAATTGACACCATTAATATTGATGGAAGTTCCGCATTTGAAAGTAATATCGATTTAAAATCTCCTGAGATGCTTTATTTATTTCTTGACAGAGGCGTAAGCAATTCTTTGGACAATAATTTATTTTTTTTTGCTGAACCGGGCAATATCAATATTGAAACTAGTTTAGATGCCTATCTTTCTGGCGCAAAAGTCACAGGATCTAAAAACAATGAATTATATGAAGACTATAAAAAGATAAACAGTCGTTTTAAAGATGAAAGTCTTACTTTAGTTGAACAAAAATTCAACGCTATTAAAAGCAACAACGCAAAAACAATTGATAGCATCAGCGCTAAGCAGGATTCCAATATCAAAAGACGATATTTATTTGCTACCAATTTTGCGTTAAACAACAGAAACTATGAAGTAGCCCCTTATATTGCTTTATCAGACATCTACGACATCAATGTTAAATATTTAGATACGATACAAAAATCAATGTCTCCTAAAGTAGCTCAATCACTTTATGGAAAAAAATTGACTAAATATGTTGCCGAAATAAAAAATCAGAAATAA
- a CDS encoding GNAT family N-acetyltransferase, which yields MHEITIRKARRTDLKKLLAFEQRIITAERPFDPTLKDEKIHYYDIGKMISASNIEVLVAEIDLEVIGSGYARIESAQPYLNHATYAYLGFMYTDLNYRGIGVNSKIIERLKEWCRSQNIFELRLDVYNENASAMKAYEKVGFKKHLVNMRIGL from the coding sequence ATGCACGAAATAACCATTCGAAAAGCCCGCCGTACTGATTTAAAGAAACTCCTTGCCTTCGAACAGCGAATCATCACTGCCGAACGTCCCTTCGACCCCACCTTAAAAGACGAAAAAATTCACTACTATGATATTGGGAAAATGATTTCAGCTTCTAATATCGAAGTGTTGGTTGCCGAAATTGATTTGGAGGTTATCGGTTCCGGGTACGCCCGTATAGAGAGCGCACAGCCGTATTTAAATCACGCAACCTACGCCTATCTGGGATTTATGTACACTGATTTGAATTACCGGGGAATTGGTGTAAATTCTAAAATCATTGAAAGACTAAAAGAATGGTGCCGTTCGCAAAATATATTTGAACTCCGCTTAGATGTTTACAACGAAAATGCTTCGGCAATGAAGGCTTATGAAAAAGTGGGCTTCAAAAAACACTTGGTAAACATGCGTATCGGTTTGTAA
- a CDS encoding alpha/beta hydrolase family protein: MKTTLFSFLILFSTLCFSQEKKEAISFDKKEITINPLIKGTLYSPLKANKKTNLVILIAGSGPTDRDGNQKGMTNNSLKDLAEDLAKNDIAVFSYDKRIIAQMAAGTINEKDLSFDDFINDAKDVLAFFKNQKKYNKITIAGHSEGSLIGMVAANGKADAYISLAGAGRTIDAVLIEQIEKQAPFLKDEVQADLEILKSGKTFELKNKMLASLFRESVQPYMISWIKYNPQNEIKKLQIPVLLVNGTKDLQVTVSEAELLKKAKPEAQLVIIEDMNHVFKEIKGDDTENMKSYSDPNLQVAEKLVAAINLFIKSL, translated from the coding sequence ATGAAAACAACATTATTCTCATTCTTAATTTTATTTTCTACACTTTGTTTTTCTCAGGAAAAAAAAGAGGCTATTTCTTTTGACAAAAAAGAAATCACGATCAATCCTCTGATAAAAGGAACTTTATATTCCCCCTTAAAAGCGAATAAAAAAACAAATCTCGTTATTCTAATTGCGGGTTCCGGTCCCACTGACAGAGATGGAAATCAAAAAGGAATGACCAATAATTCTTTAAAAGATTTAGCAGAAGATTTAGCTAAAAATGATATTGCAGTTTTCAGCTATGACAAAAGGATTATTGCCCAAATGGCCGCTGGGACTATAAACGAAAAAGACCTTTCTTTTGATGATTTTATAAATGATGCTAAAGACGTTTTAGCTTTCTTTAAAAATCAAAAAAAATACAACAAAATCACAATAGCTGGTCACAGTGAAGGTTCATTGATAGGAATGGTCGCTGCGAATGGCAAAGCCGATGCTTATATTTCATTGGCAGGAGCCGGACGAACAATTGATGCCGTTTTAATAGAGCAAATAGAAAAACAGGCTCCTTTTCTAAAAGATGAAGTACAAGCAGATCTTGAAATTTTGAAAAGCGGAAAAACATTCGAATTAAAAAATAAAATGCTAGCTTCCCTTTTTAGAGAAAGCGTTCAACCTTATATGATTTCTTGGATAAAATACAATCCACAAAACGAAATCAAAAAACTTCAAATTCCGGTGCTATTAGTTAATGGAACTAAAGATTTGCAAGTAACCGTTTCAGAAGCTGAATTATTAAAAAAAGCCAAACCTGAAGCTCAACTTGTCATTATTGAAGACATGAATCATGTTTTCAAAGAAATAAAGGGAGACGATACGGAGAATATGAAATCGTATTCAGATCCAAATTTACAAGTAGCCGAAAAATTAGTGGCAGCTATCAATCTTTTCATAAAATCGTTATAA
- a CDS encoding type I phosphomannose isomerase catalytic subunit codes for MNSKIYPLQFEPILKERIWGGEKLKTVLNKPITSKITGESWELSTVDGDVSVIANGELKGKSLTEIIDESPNEILGSDVYKRFGKQFPLLFKYLDAREDLSIQVHPNDELAKKRHNSFGKTEMWYVMQAEKDARIIVGFKEKSNPAEYLENVKNNTLLQILDDVKVKSGDVFFLEAGTVHAIGAGLLVAEIQQTSDVTYRLYDFDRVDANGNARELHVDLALEAINFNKVDTYKRYTEEINQSNSVVDCPYFTTNFIPLDGKITVSKTEETFTVYMCVEGTFEIEYNEYKFHYKKGDTVLLPAAMNSFIVNGKASILEIYIS; via the coding sequence ATGAATTCAAAAATATATCCTTTACAATTTGAACCCATCTTGAAAGAAAGAATTTGGGGTGGTGAAAAATTAAAAACGGTTCTTAACAAACCGATTACTTCAAAAATCACAGGTGAAAGTTGGGAATTATCTACCGTAGATGGTGATGTTAGCGTAATTGCGAATGGAGAATTGAAAGGAAAATCATTGACGGAGATTATTGATGAATCACCAAATGAAATTTTGGGCTCGGATGTTTATAAAAGGTTTGGAAAACAATTTCCGTTGCTTTTTAAATATTTAGATGCTCGGGAAGATCTATCCATACAAGTCCATCCAAATGATGAGTTGGCTAAAAAACGCCATAATTCTTTTGGAAAAACAGAGATGTGGTATGTGATGCAGGCTGAAAAGGATGCTCGAATAATAGTAGGTTTCAAAGAGAAATCAAATCCCGCCGAATATTTAGAAAATGTAAAAAATAATACCTTACTCCAAATTCTTGATGATGTAAAAGTAAAATCAGGAGATGTTTTTTTTCTGGAAGCCGGGACCGTACACGCTATTGGCGCGGGATTATTGGTGGCTGAGATTCAACAAACTTCGGATGTTACTTATCGCCTTTATGATTTTGACAGGGTAGATGCGAACGGAAACGCTAGAGAATTACATGTTGATTTAGCGTTGGAAGCAATAAACTTTAATAAAGTAGATACTTATAAAAGATATACCGAGGAAATTAATCAATCCAATTCTGTTGTGGATTGTCCTTATTTCACCACTAATTTTATTCCGTTAGATGGAAAAATTACCGTTTCTAAAACGGAAGAAACGTTTACAGTCTATATGTGTGTGGAAGGTACATTTGAAATAGAATATAATGAATATAAGTTTCATTATAAAAAAGGGGATACCGTTTTGCTTCCCGCGGCAATGAATTCGTTCATTGTCAATGGGAAAGCTTCGATTTTAGAAATTTACATTTCATAG
- a CDS encoding 6-pyruvoyl trahydropterin synthase family protein, protein MRVTISRKAHFNAAHRLYRKDWTFEQNDAVFGKCNNPNFHGHNYELIVSVTGPIDPETGFVMDVKFLADIIKEEVENQFDHKNLNLDVPEFQDLNPTAENIVVVIWNKIRKKIESGFELEVVLYETPRNFVTYKGEQWN, encoded by the coding sequence ATGAGAGTAACGATTTCGCGAAAAGCCCATTTCAATGCGGCGCACAGATTATATAGGAAAGACTGGACTTTCGAGCAAAATGACGCAGTTTTTGGCAAATGCAACAATCCTAATTTTCATGGACATAATTACGAATTAATAGTAAGTGTTACTGGGCCAATTGATCCAGAAACAGGTTTTGTCATGGATGTAAAATTTCTAGCAGACATTATTAAGGAAGAGGTTGAGAATCAGTTTGACCACAAAAACTTGAATTTAGATGTTCCGGAATTTCAGGATTTAAATCCAACAGCAGAAAATATTGTGGTTGTGATTTGGAATAAAATCAGAAAAAAAATCGAATCTGGATTCGAGTTAGAAGTGGTTCTTTATGAGACACCCCGGAATTTTGTAACTTATAAAGGGGAGCAATGGAATTAA